In Actinomadura citrea, a single window of DNA contains:
- a CDS encoding helix-turn-helix transcriptional regulator yields the protein MEGRAAHAAGSPGNAPLVGRRDALQRIDRALDAVEGGYGLVALVGEPGAGKTRLLNELADGAISRKLPFVAGRAAEFEQEMPFGAVVDALDDRLEEHALELPPAALRLLGTVFPALADLSGDPPAASPESRVARYQLHRTVRHLLEALAEPSGLVLILDDLHWADDATIELLDHLVRHPPRARVLLAVAYRPAQASPRLAALVDAAGPQGARVTVDPLTQSEVREFLGPDVGRARCEALFKASGGNPFYLEALARMAGGTAPAAGTGLDRHWEKGVANLTEVPAAVRAALQVELSALPPQALLMAQAAAVAADVFEPALASVAAEMEQNAALTALDVLTGHDVVRPAPGGRFRFRHPLVRHVAYASTAAGWRIAAHSRVSERLAELGAPAAVRAHHVVRSARFGDAEAIRTLVEAARAVAQQAPATAAYWLQAALDLMPGAADDAYPGRVELLVELAQVQAVSGHAEEGRETARTLLGLLPPDDTVRRARTVHMCAIMERQLGRIHEARALVLDELRRSTDRQTPEAVLLRIRLVADRIQRIDTRGSHAILETIPDSAPGWGLGLTAAVAAMRPMVAYGRGEVAEAIAHAQTADRLFSTASDNDFADCLDCFAWLVFAESFLGMYDEALRHAERLVSITRTTGQTFVLGYMLAGQSRVLAQLGRLEEAAAVADEATAVGRDLRSQEVLAYGLIQQCLIASWMGDHERALRAGDEAVANDTGSGEWWTHMAHVARSVAVINEGRLEEGATALIAACGDGTSGLDFSTLVICAEALASVRAAQLDSADAANWADIAEAIADPLLTGDAGLARLTRAHALRPADPAGSAALAAEAADLLAKAGRRPEAGRAELAAGLAHAAAGDRSRARDRLRAAAEVFESCGMKGLLAQVVREQRRLGVRVPSPGTPARGAKGRKDLPFGLSPREHEIALLVAEGNSNQQIAERLYLSVRTVETHLSRVFGKIGVSSRVGVATAMNRSE from the coding sequence ATGGAGGGTCGTGCGGCCCACGCCGCCGGGAGTCCCGGCAACGCTCCGCTGGTGGGGCGCCGGGACGCGCTGCAGCGGATCGACCGCGCTCTCGACGCGGTCGAGGGCGGCTACGGCCTCGTCGCGCTGGTCGGCGAGCCCGGTGCCGGCAAGACGCGGCTGCTGAACGAGCTCGCCGACGGCGCGATCTCCCGCAAGCTGCCGTTCGTCGCGGGGCGCGCGGCCGAGTTCGAGCAGGAGATGCCGTTCGGCGCCGTGGTCGACGCGCTCGACGACCGCCTCGAAGAGCACGCCCTCGAACTGCCGCCGGCGGCGCTGCGCCTGCTCGGCACCGTGTTCCCCGCGCTCGCCGACCTGTCCGGCGACCCGCCCGCCGCCTCGCCCGAGTCGCGGGTGGCGCGCTACCAGCTGCACCGCACCGTCCGGCACCTGCTGGAGGCGCTGGCCGAGCCGTCCGGGCTGGTGCTGATCCTGGACGACCTGCACTGGGCCGACGACGCGACGATCGAGCTGCTGGACCACCTGGTCCGGCATCCGCCGCGGGCCCGGGTGCTGCTGGCGGTCGCCTACCGTCCCGCGCAGGCGTCGCCGCGGCTGGCGGCGCTGGTGGACGCGGCGGGCCCGCAGGGCGCGCGGGTGACGGTCGATCCGCTCACCCAGAGTGAGGTCCGCGAGTTCCTCGGCCCGGACGTCGGACGCGCGCGGTGCGAGGCGCTGTTCAAGGCCAGCGGCGGCAACCCGTTCTACCTGGAGGCGCTGGCCAGGATGGCGGGCGGGACCGCGCCCGCGGCCGGTACCGGCCTGGACCGGCACTGGGAGAAGGGCGTCGCGAACCTGACCGAGGTTCCGGCGGCGGTGCGGGCGGCGCTGCAGGTCGAACTGAGCGCGCTGCCGCCGCAGGCGCTGCTGATGGCGCAGGCGGCGGCGGTGGCCGCGGACGTGTTCGAGCCCGCGCTCGCGTCGGTCGCGGCGGAGATGGAGCAGAACGCCGCGCTCACCGCCCTGGACGTGCTGACCGGCCACGACGTGGTGCGTCCCGCGCCGGGCGGCCGGTTCCGGTTCCGGCACCCCCTGGTGCGGCACGTCGCCTACGCCTCGACGGCGGCGGGCTGGCGGATCGCCGCGCACTCGCGGGTGTCGGAGCGGCTCGCCGAGCTGGGCGCCCCGGCGGCCGTGCGCGCCCACCACGTGGTGCGGTCGGCGCGTTTCGGCGACGCCGAGGCGATCCGGACGCTGGTGGAGGCCGCCCGTGCCGTCGCGCAGCAGGCGCCCGCCACCGCCGCGTACTGGCTGCAGGCCGCGCTGGACCTGATGCCCGGCGCCGCCGACGACGCCTATCCCGGCCGGGTGGAGCTGCTGGTCGAGCTGGCCCAGGTGCAGGCCGTCAGCGGCCACGCCGAGGAGGGCCGCGAGACCGCCCGCACGCTGCTGGGGCTGCTGCCCCCGGACGACACCGTCCGCCGCGCCCGCACCGTGCACATGTGCGCGATCATGGAGCGGCAGCTCGGCCGGATCCACGAGGCCCGCGCGCTGGTCCTGGACGAGTTGCGCCGCAGCACCGACCGGCAGACCCCCGAGGCGGTGCTGCTGCGGATCCGGCTCGTCGCCGACCGGATCCAGCGGATCGACACCCGCGGCTCGCACGCCATCCTGGAGACCATCCCCGACAGCGCCCCCGGGTGGGGCCTCGGCCTGACGGCGGCGGTCGCGGCGATGCGCCCGATGGTCGCCTACGGGCGCGGCGAGGTCGCGGAGGCGATCGCCCACGCCCAGACCGCCGACCGGCTGTTCTCCACGGCGTCCGACAACGACTTCGCCGACTGCCTGGACTGCTTCGCCTGGCTGGTGTTCGCCGAGTCGTTCCTCGGCATGTACGACGAGGCGCTGCGGCACGCCGAGCGGCTGGTGTCGATCACCCGCACGACCGGGCAGACGTTCGTGCTCGGCTACATGCTGGCCGGGCAGTCGCGCGTCCTGGCCCAGCTGGGGCGGCTGGAGGAGGCCGCCGCCGTCGCCGACGAGGCCACCGCCGTCGGCCGCGACCTGCGCTCGCAGGAGGTGCTGGCCTACGGGCTGATCCAGCAGTGCCTGATCGCGTCCTGGATGGGCGACCACGAGCGGGCGCTGCGGGCCGGGGACGAGGCCGTCGCCAACGACACCGGGTCGGGCGAGTGGTGGACGCACATGGCGCACGTCGCCCGCTCCGTCGCGGTGATCAACGAGGGCCGGCTGGAGGAGGGCGCCACCGCGCTGATCGCCGCCTGCGGCGACGGCACCTCCGGCCTGGACTTCAGCACGCTGGTGATCTGTGCGGAGGCGCTGGCGTCGGTCCGCGCCGCGCAGCTGGACTCCGCCGACGCCGCGAACTGGGCCGACATCGCCGAAGCGATCGCCGACCCGCTGCTGACCGGTGACGCGGGCCTGGCCCGGCTGACCCGCGCGCACGCGCTCCGCCCCGCCGACCCCGCCGGGTCCGCGGCGCTGGCGGCGGAGGCCGCCGACCTGCTCGCCAAGGCGGGACGGCGGCCCGAGGCCGGCCGCGCGGAACTGGCCGCCGGGCTCGCGCACGCCGCCGCCGGCGACCGGTCCCGGGCCCGGGACCGGCTGCGGGCCGCCGCGGAGGTCTTCGAGTCGTGCGGCATGAAGGGGCTGCTGGCGCAGGTCGTCCGCGAGCAGCGCCGGCTCGGCGTCCGGGTGCCCTCCCCCGGGACGCCCGCCAGGGGCGCCAAGGGCAGGAAGGACCTGCCGTTCGGGCTCTCCCCGCGCGAGCACGAGATCGCGCTGCTGGTCGCCGAGGGCAACAGCAACCAGCAGATCGCCGAGCGGCTGTACCTCAGCGTCCGGACGGTCGAGACCCACCTCTCCCGCGTCTTCGGCAAGATCGGTGTCTCCTCCCGGGTCGGCGTCGCGACCGCGATGAACCGTTCCGAGTAG
- a CDS encoding alpha/beta hydrolase — protein MEQQRIARFTHAGVADAEVSVHPFATGDGLGLNLTRFRRNDCDDVVLLVHGLTTSSDMYIMPEHTNLVNHLHDAGFGDVWAVDLRISGRFPYNSEATRHDLDAIALHDHPAMLAELRRHIGDRRVHVISHCVGAISFSMALFAATVTGVTSLVCNSVSLTPRTPRWSKIKLGYGPALMEYVLGPCHLDPRYANAPLLTRGWMLAKAVAPFHRECGEPACHMLSFMWGGGKPIFTHAKMSPVTHGRLPDLFGACNVNYYRHLHAMVKAGRAVKRHPRDPRSAALPDDYLSRAASVTTPILFLTGDRNHVFTDSNIVCHRTLEKVTPGLHELAVLPGYGHQDPFMGAASDTEVFPQVVDFLKRKAG, from the coding sequence ATGGAGCAGCAGCGGATCGCGCGCTTCACGCACGCGGGCGTCGCGGACGCCGAGGTGTCCGTGCACCCCTTCGCGACCGGTGACGGCCTCGGCCTGAACCTGACCCGGTTCCGCCGGAACGACTGCGACGACGTCGTCCTCCTCGTGCACGGGCTGACCACGTCCAGCGACATGTACATCATGCCGGAGCACACCAACCTGGTGAACCACCTGCACGACGCCGGGTTCGGCGACGTGTGGGCGGTCGACCTGCGGATCAGCGGCCGGTTCCCCTACAACTCCGAGGCCACGCGCCACGATCTGGACGCCATCGCGCTCCACGACCACCCGGCGATGCTCGCCGAGCTGCGGCGCCACATCGGGGACCGGCGGGTCCACGTGATCTCCCACTGCGTGGGCGCGATCTCGTTCTCGATGGCGCTGTTCGCCGCCACCGTCACCGGCGTCACCAGCCTGGTCTGCAACAGCGTCTCGCTCACCCCGCGGACCCCGCGCTGGTCGAAGATCAAGCTCGGGTACGGGCCGGCCCTCATGGAGTACGTCCTCGGGCCCTGCCATCTGGACCCCCGGTACGCGAACGCTCCGCTGCTGACGCGCGGCTGGATGCTCGCCAAGGCCGTCGCGCCGTTCCACCGCGAGTGCGGCGAGCCCGCCTGCCACATGCTCAGCTTCATGTGGGGCGGCGGGAAACCGATCTTCACGCACGCCAAGATGTCGCCGGTCACGCACGGCCGGCTGCCCGACCTGTTCGGGGCCTGCAACGTCAACTACTACCGGCACCTCCACGCGATGGTGAAGGCCGGCCGCGCGGTGAAGCGCCACCCGCGCGATCCCCGCTCCGCCGCGCTGCCGGACGACTACCTCTCGCGCGCCGCCTCGGTCACGACGCCGATCCTGTTCCTCACCGGAGACCGCAACCACGTGTTCACCGATTCCAACATCGTCTGCCACCGCACCCTGGAGAAGGTCACTCCCGGGCTGCACGAGCTGGCGGTCCTGCCCGGCTACGGCCATCAGGACCCGTTCATGGGCGCCGCCTCCGACACCGAGGTGTTCCCGCAGGTCGTGGACTTCCTCAAGCGGAAGGCGGGCTGA